The Salvelinus namaycush isolate Seneca chromosome 38, SaNama_1.0, whole genome shotgun sequence genome includes a window with the following:
- the LOC120031908 gene encoding tetraspanin-8-like isoform X1 translates to MGRIHICVRRAFIFVCVLIGIISTLLLAITLFGHGHFHQSEEIEILPGIAILYVIEAATLVLSILGVYGARKEKKWTVVLFSVGMSLASLYLFVECVNGYQSKHELEELTREEHLAMMPLSGANQTDLEGLYNMQTNFKCCGLVQGYQDWGTDIPLSCLCSDEDSTHFKCVAPGNNTRSVIHYPNSDMSEDDDHKALMDEHMLVYKEPCLPILISFMGYAISLMIGTLVALNALWDIGVALAITILCQMRRKFDVPPVIFTSQPPQYRELCDTAESV, encoded by the exons ATGGGAAGAATACATATCTGCGTAAGACGGGCGTTCATTTTCGTCTGTGTCTTGATCGGG ATCATCAGCACCCTCCTGCTGGCCATCACATTATTTGGACATGGGCACTTCCACCAATCAGAAGAA ATAGAGATTCTGCCAGGGATAGCAATTCTGTATGTCATAGAAGCAGCAACCCTTGTCCTGTCAATCTTGGGGGTCTATGGTGCACGCAaggagaagaaatggactgtggtTCTG TTTTCTGTAGGTATGTCACTGGCCAGCCTATACCTGTTTGTGGAGTGCGTGAATGGATATCAAAGCAAACACGAG CTGGAGGAGTTAACCAGAGAGGAACATCTAGCTATGATGCCTCTGAGTGGAGCGAATCAAACTGATTTAGAAGGGCTATACAACATGCAGACTAAC TTCAAATGCTGTGGGCTCGTACAAGGCTACCAAGACTGGGGCACAGACatccccctctcctgtctctgttctgATGAGGACTCAACACACTTTAAATGT GTTGCTCCTGGTAACAATACAAGATCTGTTATTCACTATCCCAACAGTGATATGTCTGAGGATGATGACCACAAGGCTCTAATGGATGAACACATGCTGGTTTATAAAGAG CCATGTCTTCCCATCCTGATCTCTTTCATGGGCTATGCAATCAGCCTGATGATAGGAACATTAGTTGCACTTAACGCATTATGG GATATTGGAGTTGCCCTGGCCATCACAATACTCTGCCAGATGAGAAGAAAGTTTGATGTGCCACCTGTGATCTTCACCTCTCAACCACCTCAGTACAGAGAGCTGTGTGACACAGCAGAGAGTGTCTGA
- the rint1 gene encoding RAD50-interacting protein 1 has product MAAPSAEQQNGQSDESDLQSPISTNDEDSETGSGDGALPDYVVDLIEKEIGVDLKSLKKVSALLEKLTAENKLLEEQVLTVSSSVPLRVSAALSAAEESRVSLEGLLQQERVLSNTLIQHLQGAQPWADSLGRPLEQLDNIEKHMKYLQCLSRIEELSDSIQQCLMTNSIWEAVVAVGSMASLDVGLKQSGCSHLQAFLRETLCFWHKIIKDRLAGDFEELLIQLHWPFISPPTQSLSPPANAQELHSQLELLVAQLLSLQTSDDLISEKPPSVSRVGLPPTTPLSLPVQIMLLPLSKRFRYHFTGNRQTNSLNKPEWFLTQVLMWMGNSSNFMEEKIQPILDRNGANVNAKVELCRGLLTLAQEKLASDAPRLLYDDALFCHLVDEILQFERELRTSHSYPSTLPGVLHVLLEEVVLQKWLTVERKMAIEKVDAMLSAEGAWSSQYKDISDMDELKAPDCAETFMTLLLVITDRYRALPCPRAQLRFLALQRELVDDFRIRLTQVMKEESRNPLGARYCAILNAANYISTVLGDWGDNVFFLQLQQSAVALGEEELLGPLGVTESGRLASLEGSLFEGLLGLLERLRGDMLGRLLEAVMRDVQKKAQPYCRDRWLSLPSQCDQATMSLSSLACPLMLCLRDHLLQLQQMLCLPLFQMGWQDLAERLDLFLYQNVILYNHFNEGGAAQLQFDMTRNLFPLFGHYCKRPENFFKHVKEACVILCLNVGSALLLRDVLRQAEEEPGTPEGKQPSPVSALNELGVYRLAPCDVLILLNLRASWPGK; this is encoded by the exons ATGGCGGCGCCCTCTGCAGAGCAGCAGAACGGCCAAAGTGATGAATCTGATCTACAAAGCCCCATATCGACAAATGATGAAGACTCCGAAACAGGATCGGGGGATGGAGCACTCCCCGACTACGTTGTCGACTTGATAGAGAAAGAAATCGGAGTGGATCTGAAGTCGCTGAAGAAAGTTAGCGCGCTCCTGGAGAAACTGACAGCGGAAAACAAGTTGCTGGAGGAGCAG GTTCTGACGGTGTCCAGTTCGGTGCCGCTGCGGGTGTCAGCAGCGCTGTCTGCAGCCGAGGAGTCCCGTGTGTCTCTGGAAggtttgctacagcaggagaGGGTCCTGTCCAACACCCTGATACAGCACCTGCAGGGCGCCCAGCCCTGGGCAGACAGCCTGGGACGGCCCCTGGAACAGCTGGACAACATAGAGAAACACATGAAATACCTGCAGTGTCTGTCACGCATTGAAGAACTCAG TGACAGCATCCAGCAGTGTCTGATGACCAACAGTATATGGGAGGCAGTGGTGGCGGTGGGCAGCATGGCCAGTCTAGATGTGGGCCTAAAGCAGTCTGGCTGCTCTCATCTCCAGGCCTTCCTCAGAGAGACACTATGCTTCTGGCACAAGATCATTAAGGACAGACTGGCTGG TGATTTTGAGGAGTTGCTGATCCAGCTCCACTGGCCGTTCATCTCTCCTCCCAcccagtctctctccccccctgccAACGCTCAGGAGCTCCACAGCCAGCTGGAGCTACTGGTGGCCCAGCTCCTGTCTCTACAGACCTC TGATGATCTCATATCAGAGAAGCCACCCTCTGTGTCCCGTGTAGGGTTGCCCCCGACTACACCCCTGTCTCTTCCTGTCCAGATCATGTTGCTTCCTCTGAGCAAGAGGTTTCGATACCACTTCACTGGAAACCGTCAGACCAACTCACTCAACAAG CCTGAGTGGTTCCTGACCCAGGTCCTGATGTGGATGGGTAACAGCTCCAACTTCATGGAGGAGAAGATCCAGCCCATTCTGGACAGAAATGGAGCTAACGTCAACGCCAAG GTGGAGCTGTGTCGCGGTCTACTCACCCTGGCCCAGGAGAAGCTAGCGTCAGATGCTCCTCGGCTGCTCTACGACGACGCTCTCTTCTGCCACCTGGTGGATGAGATCCTGCAGTTCGAGAGGGAGCTGCGCACCAGCCACTCCTACCCCAGCACCCTGCCCGGAGTGCTGCATGTACTACTGGAGGAGGTCGTGCTGCAGAAGTGGCTCACTGTGGAGAggaaga tgGCGATAGAGAAGGTGGATGCCATGCTGTCTGCTGAGGGGGCTTGGAGCTCCCAGTACAAAGACATCAGTGACATGGACGAACTCAAGGCTCCAGACTGCGCTGAGACCTTCATGACCTTACTGCTGGTCATCACTG ACCGCTACCGTGCCCTCCCCTGCCCTCGTGCCCAGCTGCGTTTCCTGGCGCTACAGAGAGAGCTGGTGGACGACTTCCGTATCCGCCTCACCCAGGTGATGAAGGAAGAGTCCCGTAACCCGCTGGGCGCTAGATACTGTGCTATTCTCAACGCTGCCAACTACATCTCCACCGTGCTGGGGGACTGGGGAGACAACGTG tTCTTCCTGCAGCTGCAGCAGTCAGCTGTGGCCCTGGGGGAGGAGGAGCTGTTGGGGCCGCTGGGGGTCACTGAGTCCGGCCGTCTGGCCTCTCTGGAGGGGTCTCTGTTTGAGGGGCTCCTGGGGCTGCtggagaggctgagaggagacaTGCTGGGCAGGTTACTGGAGGCTGTCATGAGGGATGTACAGAAGAAGGCCCAGCCCTACTGCAGGGACAG GTGGCTGTCTCTGCCGTCCCAGTGTGACCAGGCCACCATGTCCCTGTCCAGTTTAGCCTGTCCTCTGATGCTCTGTCTCAGGGACCACCTGCTCCAGCTGCAGCAGATGCTGTGTCTGCCTCTCTTCCAGATGGGCTGGCAGGACCTGGCTGAGAGGCTGGACCTCTTCCTCTACCAGAAT GTGATTCTGTATAACCACTTCAACGAGGGGGGTGCAGCCCAGCTCCAATTCGACATGACAAGAAACCTCTTCCCTCTGTTTGGACACTACTGCAAGAGGCCTGAGAACTTCTTCAAACA tgTGAAGGAGGCCTGCGTCATCCTGTGTCTGAATGTGGGCTCAGCTCTTCTTCTACGAGACGTCCTGAGGCAGGCTGAGGAGGAACCAGGGACCCCGGAGGGCAAGCAGCCCAGCCCTGTGTCAGCCCTCAACGAGCTGGGGGTCTACCGCCTGGCCCCCTGCGACGTCCTCATCCTGCTCAACCTCAGGGCCTCCTGGCCGGGAAAGTGA
- the LOC120031908 gene encoding tetraspanin-8-like isoform X2, with the protein MGRIHICVRRAFIFVCVLIGIISTLLLAITLFGHGHFHQSEEIEILPGIAILYVIEAATLVLSILGVYGARKEKKWTVVLFSVGMSLASLYLFVECVNGYQSKHEFKCCGLVQGYQDWGTDIPLSCLCSDEDSTHFKCVAPGNNTRSVIHYPNSDMSEDDDHKALMDEHMLVYKEPCLPILISFMGYAISLMIGTLVALNALWDIGVALAITILCQMRRKFDVPPVIFTSQPPQYRELCDTAESV; encoded by the exons ATGGGAAGAATACATATCTGCGTAAGACGGGCGTTCATTTTCGTCTGTGTCTTGATCGGG ATCATCAGCACCCTCCTGCTGGCCATCACATTATTTGGACATGGGCACTTCCACCAATCAGAAGAA ATAGAGATTCTGCCAGGGATAGCAATTCTGTATGTCATAGAAGCAGCAACCCTTGTCCTGTCAATCTTGGGGGTCTATGGTGCACGCAaggagaagaaatggactgtggtTCTG TTTTCTGTAGGTATGTCACTGGCCAGCCTATACCTGTTTGTGGAGTGCGTGAATGGATATCAAAGCAAACACGAG TTCAAATGCTGTGGGCTCGTACAAGGCTACCAAGACTGGGGCACAGACatccccctctcctgtctctgttctgATGAGGACTCAACACACTTTAAATGT GTTGCTCCTGGTAACAATACAAGATCTGTTATTCACTATCCCAACAGTGATATGTCTGAGGATGATGACCACAAGGCTCTAATGGATGAACACATGCTGGTTTATAAAGAG CCATGTCTTCCCATCCTGATCTCTTTCATGGGCTATGCAATCAGCCTGATGATAGGAACATTAGTTGCACTTAACGCATTATGG GATATTGGAGTTGCCCTGGCCATCACAATACTCTGCCAGATGAGAAGAAAGTTTGATGTGCCACCTGTGATCTTCACCTCTCAACCACCTCAGTACAGAGAGCTGTGTGACACAGCAGAGAGTGTCTGA
- the lsm8 gene encoding LSM8 homolog, U6 small nuclear RNA associated, with amino-acid sequence MSTALESYINRTVAIVTSDGRMIVGTLKGFDQTINLILDESHERVFSSSQGVEQVVLGLYIVRGDNVAVIGEIDEDTDSSLDLGNIRAEPLNSIVH; translated from the exons ATGTCCACTGCCCTCGAGAGCTACATCAACC GTACAGTGGCCATCGTTACATCTGACGGACGGATGATAGTG GGCACCCTGAAGGGCTTTGACCAGACCATCAACCTGATTCTGGATGAGAGTCATGAGCGTGTGTTCAGTTCCTCTCAGGGCGTGGAGCAGGTGGTCCTGGGACTATACATCGTCAGAGGAGACAACGT AGCTGTTATTGGGGAGATTGACGAGGACACAGATTCTTCGCTGGACCTGGGGAACATCCGCGCTGAACCCCTTAACTCTATAGTCCACTGA